From a single Salinirussus salinus genomic region:
- a CDS encoding DEAD/DEAH box helicase — protein sequence MAVADVLPDFADAFPFERFNRMQTATLPALLDTEENVVVGAPTASGKTAVAEVAICRTLAEGGTALFLAPLRALTNEKEREWERFEDLGYSVYVVTGERDLNSRRAERADVLVMTPEKADSATRKYDSRRYSFVTDIDCCIIDEVHLLDSEKRGSVLEVTVARLRRLCDPRVVALSATMPNVEDVAAWLDAPAETTFQFDDSYRPVPLEADVATYSHGENAFADKYRRLYRALDLVEPHLREGGQALVFVSSRQDTVRAAEKTRDEFAERDVPVDARGDYDFHTEAAELDNDTLRQSVLDGVGFHHAGLSRADKERVERWFREDRIVALFSTSTLAWGVNLPARCVVIRDTKLHDPLEGEVEMSPLDVLQMLGRAGRPGYDDTGYAWVVCPPEDAERYRRLLRDGEPIDSRLAGDEDAEVATRNGGDGESDGSRQAPPGGDLAVHLNAEIALGTVGDVGDAMDWLETTFYYVRAQRAAGYVAGEDLRDRVSDTLEWLAAEGFIEVDGLAVEPTELGRLASDFYLRLETAARFAALAETDPGEFEVLRTVAGALEFDSVSARSDEADAIDAVLGERADDLADGSRKVLAILRAAMDGSTPGALKSDAWIIRQNALRLLGALRTVLDRFDGAETANLVARVVARVETGISADAVGLTAIEGVGATRARTLAAAGLETPEDVVATGVDGLAAAGLAEGVAERVHEAARDLPVVEVDWGDLPDTVGRGERSLHEVTVRTAAGAARAGLRVTVNGVEMTAKDSYLGATELPVALFGSDTDRLELAVRVAFPDLPLPPSIHTRTVTVTD from the coding sequence ATCGCGGTCGCGGACGTGCTCCCCGACTTCGCCGACGCCTTTCCCTTCGAGCGGTTCAACCGGATGCAGACCGCCACCCTGCCGGCCCTGCTCGACACCGAGGAGAACGTCGTGGTGGGCGCGCCGACCGCCAGCGGCAAGACCGCCGTCGCCGAGGTGGCCATCTGCCGGACGCTCGCCGAGGGCGGGACCGCCCTCTTCCTGGCCCCGCTGCGCGCGCTCACCAACGAGAAGGAACGGGAGTGGGAGCGCTTCGAGGACCTGGGCTACTCCGTCTACGTCGTCACCGGCGAGCGCGACCTGAACTCCCGGCGGGCCGAGCGGGCGGACGTGCTCGTGATGACCCCCGAGAAGGCCGACTCCGCCACCCGCAAGTACGACTCCCGGCGCTATTCGTTCGTGACCGACATCGACTGCTGTATCATCGACGAGGTCCACCTGCTGGACTCCGAGAAGCGGGGCAGCGTCCTCGAGGTGACCGTCGCCCGCCTCCGGCGGCTCTGTGACCCTCGGGTCGTGGCCCTCTCGGCGACGATGCCCAACGTCGAGGACGTCGCGGCGTGGCTGGACGCCCCCGCGGAGACGACCTTCCAGTTCGACGACTCCTATCGGCCCGTGCCGCTGGAGGCCGACGTCGCCACCTACAGCCACGGCGAGAACGCCTTCGCCGACAAGTACCGCCGGCTCTACCGGGCGCTGGACCTGGTCGAACCCCACCTCCGGGAGGGCGGCCAGGCGCTCGTCTTTGTCTCCTCCCGGCAGGACACCGTCCGGGCCGCCGAGAAGACCCGCGACGAGTTCGCCGAGCGCGACGTTCCCGTCGACGCCCGCGGCGACTACGACTTCCACACCGAGGCCGCCGAACTCGACAACGACACCCTCCGGCAATCCGTGCTCGACGGCGTCGGTTTCCACCACGCCGGCCTCTCGCGGGCGGACAAGGAGCGCGTCGAGCGGTGGTTCCGCGAGGACCGCATCGTCGCCCTCTTTTCGACCTCGACGCTCGCCTGGGGGGTGAACCTCCCCGCCCGGTGTGTCGTCATCCGCGACACCAAACTCCACGACCCCCTGGAAGGTGAGGTAGAGATGAGTCCGCTGGACGTCCTCCAGATGCTCGGGCGAGCGGGCCGGCCGGGCTACGACGATACCGGCTACGCCTGGGTGGTCTGCCCCCCCGAGGACGCCGAGCGGTACCGCCGGCTGCTCCGGGACGGCGAGCCCATCGACTCCCGGCTGGCCGGCGACGAGGACGCCGAGGTTGCAACCCGGAACGGGGGGGACGGCGAGAGCGACGGGAGCCGCCAGGCTCCCCCCGGCGGGGACCTGGCGGTCCACCTCAACGCGGAGATCGCGCTCGGGACCGTCGGGGACGTCGGCGACGCGATGGACTGGCTGGAGACCACCTTCTACTACGTCCGCGCCCAGCGGGCCGCGGGCTACGTGGCCGGCGAGGACCTCCGGGACCGCGTCAGCGACACCCTCGAGTGGCTCGCCGCGGAGGGGTTCATCGAGGTCGACGGGCTGGCCGTCGAGCCGACCGAACTCGGGCGGCTGGCGTCGGACTTCTACCTGCGCCTGGAGACTGCCGCTCGCTTCGCCGCACTCGCGGAGACCGACCCCGGCGAGTTCGAGGTCCTCCGGACGGTCGCCGGCGCCCTCGAGTTCGACAGCGTCAGCGCCCGCTCTGACGAGGCCGACGCCATCGACGCCGTGCTGGGCGAGCGCGCCGACGACCTTGCCGACGGCTCGCGGAAGGTGCTCGCCATCCTCCGGGCGGCGATGGACGGCTCCACTCCTGGTGCGCTCAAAAGCGACGCGTGGATCATCCGGCAGAACGCACTCCGGCTGCTTGGGGCGCTGCGGACCGTCCTCGACCGCTTCGACGGCGCGGAGACCGCCAACCTCGTTGCCCGGGTCGTCGCCCGCGTCGAGACGGGGATCAGCGCCGACGCGGTCGGGCTGACCGCCATCGAGGGCGTCGGCGCGACCCGCGCGCGCACCCTCGCGGCGGCCGGCCTCGAAACGCCCGAGGACGTGGTCGCGACGGGGGTCGACGGCCTCGCCGCCGCGGGGCTGGCCGAGGGGGTCGCCGAACGCGTCCACGAGGCCGCCCGCGACCTGCCCGTCGTCGAGGTCGACTGGGGCGACCTTCCCGACACCGTCGGCCGCGGCGAGCGCTCGCTCCACGAGGTGACCGTGCGCACGGCCGCGGGCGCGGCCCGCGCCGGCCTGCGCGTGACCGTCAACGGGGTGGAGATGACCGCCAAGGACAGCTATCTCGGGGCGACCGAGCTGCCGGTCGCGCTCTTCGGCAGCGATACCGACCGCCTCGAGCTGGCGGTCAGGGTCGCCTTCCCGGACCTCCCCCTGCCGCCGAGCATCCACACCCGGACGGTAACCGTCACTGACTGA
- the endA gene encoding tRNA-intron lyase, whose translation MDATFDGTAVRAGSAAREQFYDARGYGRPDDGGVVLAPVEAAHLLFRGDLDSVVDRRPGGNGRRLGFPAFLASTAVSEVDFFVYKDLRDRGFYLSPVDRGGAGSGGAGANGDPGEFAVYPRGKGPWDDAVAYRVRAVSERATVDAGALHRLAAPAGDDTAGKAGREPTGVLAVVDEESETTYLELGTPTLSGSTHHDLPPAEGDLLADRVLVWDAPDPLYGRAFYGQPLDDGVQLSLVEAAYLARAGLLTVDGGEEAVVKRGREVEGDRFDRRLRAYGALRTAGIVPKTGFKFGADFRTYDDVADVADLGHSERLVRVLPPEYGFAPRDLALDVRLAHGVRKRMVYALTGTSEGIAWLSVGRLTP comes from the coding sequence ATGGACGCGACGTTCGACGGCACGGCCGTCCGGGCGGGGTCGGCCGCCCGCGAGCAGTTCTACGACGCCCGGGGGTACGGCCGGCCCGACGACGGCGGGGTCGTCCTCGCGCCCGTGGAGGCGGCCCACCTGCTCTTCCGCGGCGACCTCGACAGCGTGGTCGACCGTCGTCCCGGGGGTAACGGCCGCCGGCTCGGCTTCCCGGCTTTCCTCGCCTCGACGGCCGTCTCGGAGGTCGACTTCTTCGTCTACAAGGACCTCCGGGACCGGGGTTTTTACCTCTCGCCGGTCGACCGGGGCGGAGCCGGAAGCGGCGGGGCTGGCGCGAACGGTGACCCCGGCGAGTTCGCCGTCTACCCGCGAGGCAAGGGCCCCTGGGACGACGCGGTCGCCTACCGGGTGCGGGCGGTCAGCGAGCGGGCGACCGTCGACGCCGGGGCGCTACACCGCCTGGCCGCCCCCGCTGGCGACGACACGGCCGGGAAGGCGGGCCGGGAGCCGACCGGCGTGCTGGCGGTCGTCGACGAGGAGAGCGAGACCACCTACCTCGAACTCGGCACGCCGACCCTGTCGGGGTCGACCCACCACGACCTCCCACCGGCCGAGGGGGACCTGCTGGCCGACCGGGTGCTGGTCTGGGACGCACCCGACCCGCTGTACGGCCGGGCCTTCTACGGCCAGCCGCTGGACGACGGGGTCCAGCTCTCGCTGGTCGAGGCGGCCTACCTCGCCCGGGCGGGCCTGCTGACTGTCGACGGCGGGGAGGAGGCCGTCGTCAAGCGCGGCCGGGAGGTGGAGGGCGACCGGTTCGACCGGCGGCTGCGGGCCTACGGCGCCCTCCGGACGGCCGGGATCGTCCCCAAGACCGGCTTCAAGTTCGGCGCCGACTTCCGGACCTACGACGACGTGGCCGACGTCGCGGACCTGGGCCACTCCGAGCGGCTGGTCCGGGTGCTCCCGCCCGAGTACGGCTTCGCGCCGCGGGACCTGGCGCTCGACGTGCGGCTGGCCCACGGCGTCCGCAAGCGGATGGTGTACGCACTGACGGGCACGAGCGAGGGGATCGCGTGGCTCTCGGTCGGCCGGCTGACGCCCTGA
- a CDS encoding tryptophan--tRNA ligase: MTQERDADRDPDAQPPTEPRADGGTVDDVALDPWGSSTVSDYRKLFEQFGIERFEEVLGEVPDPHYLMRRGVIFGHRDYRPVARAMREDDPFAALSGFMPTGDPHIGHKLVFDEIIWHQQQGGDAYGLIADLEAHSARGLSWAEIDEHARNYILSLLALGFDPEEGELYRQSSNRVVQDLAFELGAEANFSELQAIYDFDGETDVSHMQSVVTQMADILYPQLEEPKPTVIPVGPDQDPHIRLSRDLAARLRYFGVTEAYASFELTDAERRTLALVYEDLADGGEATDGDDASGEADDTLRCEDAAAFLRDAADRADSFGTPETRASLLEKLDNAGMEPLRPRVRFVDRNATEEAFEALVEAVDGEKRVYENHVDAFEVDRGAADQLAREVEVAHGGYGFLPPSSVYHRFMTGLTGGKMSSSVPASHISLLDDPEEGYDKVKAATTGGRETAEKQRELGGEPDDCPVYELYAYLLASDDDEFAKRVYDECAGGERLCGDCKEQAARLMEEFLTEHQEKRAEWEDRLEDLDIDLDTDRKR; the protein is encoded by the coding sequence ATGACACAGGAACGCGACGCCGACCGCGACCCGGACGCACAGCCACCGACCGAGCCGCGAGCCGACGGCGGAACCGTCGACGACGTGGCGCTTGACCCGTGGGGCTCCTCGACGGTGTCGGACTACCGCAAGCTGTTCGAGCAGTTCGGCATCGAGCGCTTCGAGGAAGTTCTCGGGGAGGTGCCCGACCCCCACTACCTGATGCGCCGCGGCGTGATCTTCGGCCACCGCGACTACCGCCCGGTCGCCCGCGCGATGCGCGAGGACGACCCCTTCGCCGCGCTCTCGGGCTTTATGCCCACCGGCGACCCCCACATCGGCCACAAGCTGGTCTTCGACGAGATCATCTGGCACCAGCAACAGGGCGGGGACGCCTACGGCCTGATCGCCGACCTCGAGGCTCACAGCGCCCGCGGGCTCTCCTGGGCGGAGATCGACGAACACGCCCGCAACTACATCCTCTCGCTGCTCGCGCTCGGGTTCGACCCCGAGGAGGGCGAGCTCTACCGCCAGTCCTCGAACCGGGTGGTCCAGGACCTCGCCTTCGAGCTGGGGGCGGAGGCCAACTTCTCGGAGCTGCAGGCCATCTACGACTTCGACGGCGAGACCGACGTCTCCCACATGCAGTCGGTCGTCACCCAGATGGCCGACATCCTCTACCCCCAGCTCGAGGAGCCCAAGCCGACGGTCATCCCCGTGGGGCCGGACCAGGACCCGCACATCCGGCTCTCGCGGGACCTTGCCGCCCGGCTGCGCTACTTCGGGGTGACGGAGGCCTACGCCAGCTTCGAGCTGACCGACGCCGAGCGCCGGACGCTCGCGCTCGTCTACGAGGACCTCGCAGACGGCGGCGAAGCGACGGACGGCGACGACGCCAGCGGCGAGGCGGACGACACCCTCCGGTGTGAGGACGCCGCCGCCTTCCTCCGGGACGCCGCCGACCGTGCGGATTCGTTCGGGACGCCGGAGACCCGCGCCTCGCTGCTGGAGAAACTCGACAACGCCGGCATGGAGCCCCTCCGGCCCCGGGTTCGCTTCGTCGACCGCAACGCCACAGAGGAGGCCTTCGAGGCCCTGGTCGAGGCGGTCGACGGCGAGAAGCGCGTCTACGAGAACCACGTCGACGCCTTCGAGGTGGACCGGGGGGCCGCCGACCAGCTGGCCCGCGAGGTCGAGGTCGCCCACGGCGGCTACGGCTTCCTCCCGCCCTCTTCGGTCTACCACCGCTTTATGACCGGCCTCACCGGCGGGAAGATGTCCTCCTCGGTGCCGGCGAGTCACATCTCGCTGTTGGACGACCCCGAGGAGGGCTACGACAAGGTGAAAGCCGCCACCACCGGCGGCCGCGAGACCGCCGAGAAACAGCGCGAACTCGGCGGCGAGCCCGACGACTGCCCCGTCTACGAGCTCTACGCGTACCTGCTCGCGAGCGACGACGACGAGTTCGCAAAGCGGGTCTACGACGAGTGCGCCGGCGGCGAGCGGCTGTGTGGCGACTGCAAGGAGCAGGCCGCCCGGCTGATGGAGGAGTTCCTCACCGAGCACCAGGAGAAACGCGCCGAGTGGGAGGACCGGCTCGAGGACCTCGACATCGACCTCGACACCGACCGCAAGCGCTGA
- the pheT gene encoding phenylalanine--tRNA ligase subunit beta, producing the protein MPVVDIDPDELRDLTGHDEKSDDDLRADLFDLGLEFEGWTEDDEMQLEFAPDRLDRLSVEGVARSLRYHYGDDRGVYVPPTNDPEWTIRVEDQPPGRPYVTGAVVRGVDFTEGSLESLIQLQEKLHATMGRQRAKGAIGVHDLTMLKGDAATDEARSGAGKTVRYTSVAPDGERFVPLDADAEMTPADVLADHPVGETYADLVEGFERYPAIYDAIGLFSFPPVINGRRTEVSTDSRDLLVEMTGTDQWTVDRMLNIICYALSARGAQVERVGVEYADGAPGEHAGQTLDRPDLSTKTKTVTHDRVEGILGVGLEAETVVDCAERAGLDAEPTTVDGEPAYEVAVPPYRVDALHPLDIIDDIGRAYGFNELEPRYPDVSTVGGRHERSRLEDAARDALVGLGFEDLLNFHMINEVENFERMHVDPDAGCVGSGEPVTIREPYSEDYTILRTWALPSLMMVLENNTHRSYPQNLAEIGLAAEVDEEENTGTAERRTVAAVLARTDVSYEDAKARLQALATAFGKDLETPATDHPTFIDGRAAEVVLDGHSAGVVGEVHPAVLVEHDLEVPVAAFEFDLDALS; encoded by the coding sequence ATGCCCGTCGTCGACATCGACCCCGACGAACTGCGGGACCTCACGGGCCACGACGAGAAGAGCGACGACGACCTCCGGGCGGACCTGTTCGACCTCGGTCTCGAATTCGAGGGCTGGACCGAGGACGACGAGATGCAACTGGAGTTCGCCCCCGACCGGCTGGACCGGCTCTCCGTGGAGGGGGTCGCGCGGTCGCTGCGGTACCACTACGGGGACGACCGCGGCGTCTACGTCCCTCCGACGAACGACCCCGAGTGGACCATCCGCGTCGAGGACCAGCCCCCGGGTCGACCCTACGTGACCGGTGCGGTGGTACGGGGCGTCGACTTCACCGAGGGCTCGCTGGAGTCGCTGATCCAGCTCCAGGAGAAGCTCCACGCGACGATGGGCCGCCAGCGCGCGAAGGGCGCCATCGGGGTCCACGACCTGACGATGCTGAAAGGTGACGCCGCGACAGACGAGGCCCGCAGCGGCGCGGGCAAGACGGTCCGCTACACCAGCGTCGCCCCAGACGGCGAGCGGTTCGTCCCGCTGGATGCCGACGCGGAGATGACGCCCGCCGACGTGCTGGCCGACCACCCCGTCGGCGAGACCTACGCCGACCTCGTCGAGGGGTTCGAGCGCTACCCCGCGATCTACGACGCCATCGGCCTCTTTTCGTTCCCGCCGGTGATCAACGGCCGCCGGACGGAGGTGTCGACGGACTCGCGGGACCTGCTCGTGGAGATGACCGGCACCGACCAGTGGACGGTCGACCGGATGCTCAACATCATCTGCTACGCGCTGTCGGCCCGCGGCGCGCAGGTCGAGCGCGTCGGGGTGGAGTACGCGGACGGCGCTCCCGGCGAACACGCCGGGCAGACGCTCGACCGCCCGGACCTGTCGACGAAGACCAAGACCGTCACCCACGACCGCGTCGAGGGGATCCTCGGGGTCGGCCTGGAGGCGGAGACTGTCGTCGACTGCGCCGAGCGGGCGGGGCTGGACGCCGAGCCGACGACCGTGGACGGCGAGCCCGCCTACGAGGTCGCGGTCCCGCCGTACCGCGTGGACGCGCTCCACCCGCTCGATATCATCGACGACATCGGGCGGGCCTACGGATTCAACGAACTCGAGCCCCGCTACCCCGACGTCTCGACGGTCGGCGGGCGCCACGAGCGCTCCCGGCTGGAGGACGCCGCCCGCGACGCGCTCGTGGGGCTGGGTTTCGAGGACCTGCTGAACTTCCACATGATAAACGAGGTCGAGAACTTCGAGCGGATGCACGTCGACCCGGACGCCGGCTGCGTGGGTTCCGGCGAGCCCGTGACCATCCGCGAGCCCTACAGCGAGGACTACACGATACTGCGGACGTGGGCGCTGCCCTCGCTGATGATGGTGCTGGAGAACAACACCCACCGCTCGTACCCCCAGAACCTGGCGGAGATCGGCCTCGCCGCGGAGGTCGACGAGGAGGAGAACACGGGCACGGCCGAGCGCCGGACCGTCGCGGCCGTCCTCGCGCGCACGGACGTCTCCTACGAGGACGCGAAGGCCCGCCTCCAGGCGCTCGCGACGGCCTTCGGCAAGGACCTGGAAACCCCGGCGACCGACCACCCGACGTTCATCGACGGCCGGGCCGCCGAGGTCGTCCTCGACGGCCACTCGGCGGGGGTCGTCGGCGAGGTCCACCCGGCCGTGCTGGTCGAACACGACCTGGAGGTGCCGGTGGCGGCCTTCGAGTTCGACCTGGACGCGCTGTCGTAG
- a CDS encoding endonuclease NucS domain-containing protein, with protein MRVITGRCTAAFDGPGSRERKQHGECLVLVKPDDTVLVHDARGYQPVAWLTRPDAVTVTDEAVVAQDGDQHLRVTRHDTTTREVSASAAGVPVGDCPDCGDRLVRARGDVSCPGCGARYGLPAGATVLEETCECGCPRLRVARGGEFEVCLDRDCESLDERVREHFDRAFDCPACGGDLRVLRRGGLIFGCEGYPDCETSFAVPQGVHDGACECGLPAFETGSGRRCLDSTCGVPVE; from the coding sequence ATGCGCGTCATCACCGGCCGCTGTACGGCCGCCTTCGACGGTCCCGGCTCCCGCGAGCGCAAACAGCACGGCGAGTGCCTCGTCCTCGTCAAGCCCGACGACACCGTCCTCGTCCACGACGCCCGCGGCTACCAGCCGGTCGCCTGGCTCACCCGCCCCGACGCGGTGACGGTCACCGACGAGGCCGTCGTCGCCCAGGACGGCGACCAGCACCTCCGGGTTACCCGCCACGACACGACCACACGGGAGGTTTCGGCGAGCGCAGCCGGCGTCCCCGTCGGTGACTGTCCCGACTGCGGCGACCGGCTCGTCCGCGCCCGCGGCGACGTCTCCTGTCCCGGCTGCGGGGCCCGTTACGGGCTGCCCGCCGGCGCGACCGTCCTCGAGGAGACCTGCGAGTGTGGCTGTCCGCGGCTCCGGGTCGCGCGCGGCGGGGAGTTCGAGGTGTGTCTCGACCGCGACTGCGAGTCGCTTGACGAGCGGGTCCGCGAGCACTTCGACCGGGCCTTCGACTGTCCGGCCTGTGGCGGCGACCTTCGGGTGCTCCGTCGAGGTGGCCTGATTTTCGGCTGCGAGGGCTACCCCGACTGCGAGACGAGCTTTGCCGTCCCGCAGGGGGTCCACGACGGGGCCTGCGAGTGTGGCCTGCCGGCCTTCGAGACCGGGTCGGGGCGGCGGTGTCTGGATTCGACCTGCGGGGTACCGGTGGAGTGA
- a CDS encoding ArnT family glycosyltransferase — protein MWTGEGGVRAALGRARSTVRTDLREDPYLAYILLLSVLLCGFWLWHRAPNVATWDERDRLLDALVAYGSVVSDPSVEGLREGVAWGRTPFGGTFYLYVLALAPVVLAAALVGQLDAVAAMADPDPEFGFIGVWRATPEWLLTASLLAVRLVSLLAAVGSVYLTYRLGTVLRDRATGRLGALLFGLTFEVVVLAHEGGEDLPALFFLLLAMYLLVRYVQAGGTGRFYAASAAGGVAIGLKLTAAPVAPTVLLAYVLRERGTDGGWWRGLWRSRQLRRGAVLGAVVVILSFPDVLVGNLQPVARRLFGQTGYRIVDPVGPDAPVLWWFLRGYASAFGWPLLLAVVAGTAATLRTLDRGDDATALVAGCLGMFVVLFVPWHDFRPHHLLPTMALLVLLGAAGLVRLRRRHPTVGGLAVAALVVTTGLYAGVGTMQYADTPRGDARAWIEGNVPREATVESYQHGFEDAVSPTWPRLSHPNDGGPPGEVSVACPDYIQLVSEDLHYLRDAPPEKRVRYVRSNVSERRAYVRGLLNGSRNYEVVAAFGDPPDDYVLDRAEPGSLADLLPLGVVPQSDLYGDEQELANRQYVVMLERTGPCEEPRSPPW, from the coding sequence ATGTGGACCGGTGAGGGTGGTGTGCGGGCGGCGCTCGGGCGCGCACGCAGCACCGTCCGGACGGACCTCCGGGAGGACCCCTATCTCGCGTACATTCTGCTGCTGTCGGTGCTGCTGTGTGGGTTCTGGCTCTGGCACCGGGCGCCGAACGTCGCCACCTGGGACGAACGGGACCGGCTGCTCGACGCGCTGGTCGCGTACGGGTCGGTCGTCTCGGACCCGAGCGTCGAGGGGCTCCGGGAGGGGGTCGCGTGGGGCCGCACGCCCTTCGGCGGGACCTTCTATCTGTACGTCCTCGCCCTGGCACCGGTGGTGCTGGCGGCGGCGCTGGTGGGACAGCTCGACGCCGTCGCGGCGATGGCGGACCCGGACCCGGAGTTCGGATTCATCGGCGTCTGGCGGGCGACCCCCGAGTGGCTCCTGACCGCGAGCCTGCTCGCGGTCCGGCTGGTGAGCCTGCTGGCGGCCGTCGGGTCGGTGTATCTCACCTACCGGCTCGGGACCGTCCTCCGGGACCGCGCGACCGGCCGGCTTGGGGCGCTCCTGTTCGGACTCACCTTCGAGGTCGTCGTGCTCGCCCACGAGGGTGGGGAGGACCTCCCGGCGCTTTTCTTCCTGTTGCTCGCGATGTACCTGCTCGTGCGGTACGTCCAGGCTGGCGGGACGGGACGGTTCTACGCGGCGAGTGCAGCCGGCGGAGTCGCGATAGGGCTGAAACTGACTGCGGCGCCGGTCGCTCCGACCGTCCTGCTGGCGTACGTCCTCCGGGAGCGCGGAACCGATGGGGGGTGGTGGCGGGGGCTGTGGCGCTCCCGGCAGCTTCGACGGGGTGCCGTCCTCGGCGCCGTCGTGGTCATCCTCAGTTTCCCCGACGTGCTGGTGGGGAACCTCCAGCCGGTCGCGCGCCGGCTGTTCGGCCAGACCGGCTACCGGATCGTCGACCCAGTCGGCCCGGACGCCCCGGTCCTGTGGTGGTTCCTCCGGGGCTACGCCAGCGCGTTCGGGTGGCCGCTCTTGCTCGCGGTCGTGGCCGGGACTGCAGCAACCCTCCGGACGCTCGACCGCGGCGACGACGCGACCGCGCTCGTCGCGGGCTGTCTTGGGATGTTCGTCGTCCTCTTCGTCCCCTGGCACGACTTCCGGCCCCACCACCTCCTCCCGACGATGGCGCTTCTGGTCCTGCTGGGGGCGGCCGGGCTGGTCCGCCTGCGCCGGCGCCACCCGACTGTCGGGGGGCTCGCGGTCGCGGCGCTCGTGGTCACGACGGGGCTGTACGCCGGCGTGGGGACGATGCAGTACGCCGACACGCCCCGCGGGGACGCACGCGCGTGGATCGAAGGGAACGTCCCCCGGGAGGCGACGGTGGAGAGCTACCAGCACGGGTTCGAGGACGCCGTCTCGCCGACCTGGCCGCGGCTGAGCCACCCCAACGACGGCGGTCCGCCCGGGGAGGTGTCGGTGGCCTGTCCCGACTACATTCAGCTCGTCTCCGAGGACCTGCACTACCTCCGGGACGCCCCACCGGAAAAGCGCGTCCGGTACGTCCGCTCGAACGTGAGCGAGCGACGGGCGTACGTCCGCGGACTCCTGAACGGGAGCCGCAACTACGAGGTCGTCGCCGCCTTCGGTGACCCGCCCGACGACTACGTCCTCGACCGGGCCGAGCCGGGGTCGCTTGCCGACCTGCTGCCGCTGGGGGTCGTCCCGCAGAGCGACCTCTACGGCGACGAGCAGGAGCTGGCGAACAGGCAGTACGTCGTGATGCTGGAGCGAACCGGGCCCTGCGAGGAGCCCCGGTCCCCGCCGTGGTAA
- the pheS gene encoding phenylalanine--tRNA ligase subunit alpha, protein MTTRLPPAQVALLEAADAETDRPITDLAGEADLKPEAATRAAFELEDAGLVTVTEEVEDSLALTAEGERYREEGLPELRLYEAALAAGADREPAGLGDLLPEAGLDGDAVDIALANFARKGYGEVESGSVRADPDADPGEDAERAALEAVAAGDADGVEEATLEQLERRDLLERTERTVRLARLTDEGVTALMGGVEAAERVDRVTPELLTSGEWAEVEFAEYNVEADAEQYQGGREHILRQTANRVKDVLVGMGFEEMEGPHVDAQFWINDCLFMPQDHPARTHWDQFALERPDAIRELPEDLVERVRSAHLEGVGEDGEGYHSPWALGTAKSLDLRGHTTSLSMRYLSGHQEGELEPPQRYFSVEKVYRNDTLDPTHLLEFFQIEGWVMAEDLSVRDLMGTFEEFYDQFGITDLEFKPHYNPYTEPSFELFGTHPETGELVEVGNSGIFRDEVTEPLGVEADVMAWGLSLERLLMLIYGFEDIRDVHGTLCDLDLLRNVEVMH, encoded by the coding sequence ATGACAACACGACTCCCGCCAGCGCAGGTGGCCCTGCTGGAGGCCGCCGACGCCGAGACGGACCGCCCGATAACCGACCTGGCCGGCGAGGCCGACCTCAAGCCCGAAGCCGCCACCCGTGCCGCCTTCGAACTCGAGGACGCTGGCCTCGTGACGGTCACCGAGGAGGTCGAGGACTCGCTCGCGCTCACCGCGGAGGGCGAGCGCTACCGCGAGGAGGGGCTCCCCGAACTCCGCCTCTACGAGGCCGCCCTCGCTGCTGGCGCCGACCGGGAGCCGGCCGGGCTCGGCGACCTGCTTCCCGAGGCCGGCCTCGACGGCGACGCCGTCGACATCGCGCTCGCGAACTTCGCCCGGAAGGGCTACGGCGAGGTCGAGAGCGGCTCGGTGCGGGCCGACCCCGACGCCGACCCCGGCGAGGACGCCGAGCGGGCTGCCCTCGAGGCCGTCGCCGCGGGCGACGCGGACGGCGTCGAGGAGGCGACCCTCGAGCAACTGGAGCGCCGTGACCTGCTCGAGCGGACCGAGCGGACCGTCCGGCTGGCCCGGCTGACTGATGAGGGGGTGACCGCGCTGATGGGTGGCGTCGAGGCCGCCGAGCGCGTCGACCGCGTCACGCCCGAGCTGCTCACAAGCGGGGAGTGGGCAGAGGTCGAGTTCGCGGAGTACAACGTCGAGGCCGACGCCGAACAGTACCAGGGCGGCCGCGAGCACATCCTCCGCCAGACCGCAAACCGCGTGAAGGACGTGCTCGTCGGGATGGGCTTCGAGGAGATGGAGGGGCCACACGTCGACGCCCAGTTCTGGATCAACGACTGCCTGTTCATGCCCCAGGACCACCCTGCCCGGACCCACTGGGACCAGTTCGCACTCGAACGGCCCGACGCGATCCGCGAGCTGCCCGAGGACCTGGTCGAGCGGGTCCGCTCGGCCCACCTGGAGGGCGTGGGCGAGGACGGCGAGGGGTACCACTCCCCCTGGGCGCTCGGGACGGCGAAGTCACTGGACCTGCGCGGGCACACCACGTCGCTGTCGATGCGGTATCTCTCGGGCCACCAGGAGGGCGAGCTGGAACCGCCCCAGCGCTACTTCAGCGTCGAGAAGGTGTACCGGAATGACACGCTGGACCCGACCCACCTGCTCGAGTTCTTCCAGATCGAGGGGTGGGTGATGGCCGAGGACCTCTCCGTGCGCGATCTGATGGGCACCTTCGAGGAGTTCTACGACCAGTTCGGGATCACCGACCTGGAGTTCAAGCCCCACTACAACCCCTACACGGAGCCCAGCTTCGAGCTCTTCGGCACGCATCCCGAGACCGGCGAACTCGTGGAGGTCGGCAACTCCGGGATCTTCCGGGACGAGGTGACCGAGCCCCTTGGCGTTGAGGCGGACGTGATGGCCTGGGGGCTCTCCCTGGAGCGGCTGCTGATGCTGATCTACGGCTTCGAGGACATCCGTGACGTCCACGGGACGCTGTGTGACCTCGACCTGCTGCGGAACGTGGAGGTGATGCACTGA